In Musa acuminata AAA Group cultivar baxijiao chromosome BXJ2-3, Cavendish_Baxijiao_AAA, whole genome shotgun sequence, the following proteins share a genomic window:
- the LOC135584270 gene encoding UDP-glucose 6-dehydrogenase 4-like → MVKICCVGAGYVGGPTMAVIALKCPAVEVVVVDISVARITAWNSEQLPIYEPGLDDVVKQCRGRNLFFSTDIEKHIARADIIFVSVNTPTKTRGLGAGKAADLTYWENAARMIADVAKADKIVVEKSTVPVKTAEAIEKILIHNSRGVNFQILSNPEFLAEGTAIKDLFNPDRVLIGGRETPEGKKAVQALKQVYANWVPEDRIITTNLWSAELSKLAANAFLAQRISSVNAISALCEATGADVAEVAYAIGKDTRVGPRFLSASVGFGGSCFQKDILNLVYICECHGLPEVANYWKDVIKINDYQKSRFVNRVVSSMFNTVSEKKIAVLGFAFKKDTGDTRETPAIDVCKGLLGDKAKVCIYDPQVTEEQIQRDLALNKFDWDHPIHLQPMSATEVKPVAVTRDAYEATKGAHGVCILTEWDEFKKLDYVRIYESMQKPAFMFDGRNVVDPQKMREIGFIVYSIGKPLDSWLVDRPAVV, encoded by the coding sequence ATGGTGAAGATCTGCTGCGTCGGAGCGGGTTACGTCGGCGGCCCCACCATGGCAGTCATCGCCCTGAAGTGCCCGGCCGTCGAGGTGGTGGTCGTCGACATCTCCGTCGCCCGCATCACCGCGTGGAACAGCGAGCAGCTCCCTATCTACGAGCCCGGCCTCGACGACGTGGTGAAGCAGTGCCGGGGGCGGAACCTGTTCTTCAGTACCGACATCGAGAAGCACATCGCCCGGGCGGACATCATCTTCGTCTCCGTCAACACGCCGACGAAGACCCGCGGCCTCGGCGCCGGCAAGGCCGCCGACCTCACCTACTGGGAGAACGCTGCCCGCATGATCGCCGATGTCGCCAAGGCCGACAAGATCGTGGTCGAGAAGTCCACCGTCCCCGTCAAGACCGCTGAGGCGATCGAGAAGATCTTGATCCACAACAGCCGGGGCGTCAACTTCCAGATCCTGTCTAACCCGGAGTTCCTCGCGGAGGGCACGGCCATCAAGGACCTGTTCAACCCCGACCGGGTGCTCATCGGCGGCCGGGAGACCCCCGAGGGGAAGAAGGCGGTGCAGGCGCTGAAGCAGGTCTACGCCAACTGGGTTCCCGAGGACAGGATCATCACCACCAACCTGTGGTCCGCGGAGCTCTCCAAGCTCGCCGCCAACGCGTTCCTGGCGCAGAGGATCTCGTCGGTGAACGCGATCTCGGCGCTCTGCGAGGCCACCGGGGCGGACGTGGCCGAGGTGGCCTACGCCATCGGGAAGGACACCAGGGTCGGGCCCAGGTTCTTGAGCGCCAGCGTCGGGTTCGGCGGCTCCTGCTTCCAGAAGGACATCCTCAACCTGGTGTACATCTGCGAGTGTCATGGCCTCCCGGAGGTGGCCAACTACTGGAAGGACGTGATCAAGATCAACGACTACCAGAAGAGCCGCTTCGTCAACCGGGTCGTCTCCTCCATGTTCAACACCGTGTCGGAGAAGAAGATCGCGGTGCTGGGGTTCGCCTTCAAGAAGGACACGGGCGACACCAGGGAGACGCCCGCCATCGACGTCTGCAAGGGGCTGCTGGGCGACAAGGCCAAGGTCTGCATCTACGACCCTCAGGTGACGGAGGAGCAGATCCAGCGCGACCTGGCGCTCAACAAGTTCGACTGGGACCACCCCATCCACCTCCAGCCGATGAGCGCCACGGAGGTGAAGCCGGTGGCGGTCACCAGGGACGCGTACGAGGCCACCAAGGGGGCGCACGGCGTCTGCATCCTCACCGAGTGGGACGAGTTCAAGAAGCTGGACTACGTCAGGATCTACGAGAGCATGCAGAAGCCGGCGTTCATGTTCGACGGACGCAACGTGGTGGATCCACAGAAGATGAGGGAGATCGGCTTCATCGTCTACTCCATCGGCAAGCCGCTGGATTCATGGCTCGTTGACAGACCTGCCGTAGTCTAA